The Flammeovirgaceae bacterium genome segment GAACCGCAACTTATACCAATCTTCCCGCAGGCACTTACACCTTTCGGGTGAAGGCCAGCAATCATCATGGTGTTTGGAGCGACAATGAACGCACAATGCAAGTCATCATTCTTCCACCACCCTGGCGTACGTGGTGGGCCTATACAGGTTACGGGTTACTGGTTACAGGTTTGCTGGTCTGGGCCAGGAGAAATATTGTTCAGCGAGAAAGATTGAAATCCAACCTTGCCTTGGCGAAGGTAGAGCAAGAACGGGAGCATTTCGAACTTGAAAAAGCTAAAGAAGTTGATCGGGTGAAGACCTCATTCTTCACGAACATAAGCCACGAGTTCAGAACACCTTTAACACTTATTAAAGGTCCGGTTGCCGATATGTTGGATGAGTATGGCAATGATGGTAAAACCAATGAACGGCTCAAGCTGATTCAACGGAACTCCGACCTGTTGCTTAGGCTCATCAACCAGTTGCTTGACCTGGCGAAATTAGAATCGGGCACTTTAAAGGTGGAGAAGTCGGAAGGCGAGGTGTATTCATTTGTTCGGGCTATTGCAAGTTCATTTGAGTCGTTGGCACGGCAAAAAGGGATAGTCCTGACGGTGGAAGTTCCCATGGAGGACCGACAGGCATGGTTCGATAAAGACAAGCTGGAGACGATACTGGTCAACCTGGTCAACAACGCCATCAAGTTCACGCCCTCTGGGGGAACAGTTGCGGTAAGTTCTGCCTTGAGCCTTGATGCCAATATTTTGTGTCTAACGGTAAAAGACACGGGCATAGGCATTCCGGAGGGCCAGCAGGCAAAGATCTTCGAGCGCTTCCACCAGGTAAGCGAAGCCCACAAAGAGGTGGGCACAGGGATAGGATTGGCGTTGGTGAAGGAACTGGTGTCGTTGATGGGCGGAACGATCAAGGTGTCAAGTGAAGTGGGCAAAGGGAGTGAATTTATTGTAGGGATTCCCCTTGATCTAGTTGTCAGTTACCAGCCTGTCCACCGAAGCTTTAGCGCAGGTGGGCCGCTAGTTGCCAGTAACTTGGATGAACCCCTTGAAACATCCCGACCGGCAACCATTGACAACGGTGAACCCGCCAAGCCACACATATTGGTTGTAGAGGATAACACTGACCTGAGACACTTTATTATGGACTCGTTGGGCGGGGAATTTGTTTTCCTGGAGGCAGGGGATGGAAAGGAAGGGCTCGAAAAGGCGACTGCCGAAATCCCGGACATGATCATCAGCGATGTGATGATGCCGGAGATGGACGGGATCACGATGGCAGAAAGGATAAAGGCCGATTTTCGGACCTGCCATGTGCCTCTGATCCTGCTCACGGCCAAATCAACGGAAGGCAGCAAGTTGGAAGGGCTGAAGCGTGGCGCAGATGACTACCTGACAAAGCCCTTTAATAAGCAAGAGTTGTTGCTGAAGGTGCGAAATGGGGTAAAGCGCCAACAAAAGCTCAGGGAAAAGCTGCGGGCAGAGCTGATGAGCGACACACCAAAAGTCGAGGTCATCTCTGAAGACGAGCGGTTTATGGTGAAGGTGAAGGAAACGATCCTGAATCACATTGGAGATGAACAGTTGAGTGTGGAATCGTTGGCGGAAGAGATTGGGTTTAGCCGGGTACACCTGTACCGGAAAGTGAACGGGCTGATTGGCATGAGCGTGAACGAGCTGATCCGGAAGTTGAGGCTTCAACGGGCGGCACAGTTGCTTCAACAAGAATGGGGATCAGTGAGCCAGGTGGCATATGAAGTAGGGTTCTCGAACCTGAGTTATTTTAGTAAGGTTTTTAAAGAGGAGTTTGGAATGCTTCCCAGTGAATATGGCGGTATTGCGCGAACAGACTAACTGAATGAGAATGACCATGCATATGCCATGTAAAATTAGACTGACGTTTATTCTGCTGTGGTGCACTCACCCGCTGATTGCCCAGAAGAATTTTAAGCACCATTACTTTGAAGGCTATGCCCAGGTGCTGTCAATGATGCAAGATAGCACTGGCTTTCTCTGGATTCGCTCCACATCGAGGCTGGGACGATTTGATGGCTATGAAATGCAGACGTATTTCGACAGCCTTGGCAATAATATTGTTGGTCAGTTGACCTCGGATTGCTCCGGAAGATTGTATGTGGTTGATGAGGGTGGTCATAGAATTCATAGGTACAATCCGATAAACAATTCATTTGAATCTTTAGAGCCAAACCTGAAAGGTGCTACGATAAGTACTTTGGCATTTGAACACGATTCAAGGTTTTGGATAGGGACAAATCAAGCAGGGCTTTTTCTCTATGACCCCATTAACGGTCAAATCGAGCAATTCATTGAAGAAAAAAGTTCAGAAGTCCATCTTCTCGGTATTCAACCCGGTCCGAACATTATTTTAGATATAAAAGTATACGAGGGTTCACTACTGCTTGGCACTTCGCATGGATTGTTGCAATTCGACAAACAATCACAGGAATTTAGGCGTGTGCAAGCTTCTGAGCTAATGCAAAGCACTATAAAAAAAATCTTTGTGGATGGGAGCCAGTTCTGGTTTTTCACATCAGATGGTTTATTGAAAACAGATTCAAAGTTTGAATTGAAAAGAAATTATCGTTTTCCAAAAGAATTTGATGCGGTAGATGTGGCTAGAGATGAATCGGGTGTATTCTGGATTTGTAGTTCGAGTCATGGTATTATGACTTACGATCCTGTAAGTGCTAAAACAGAGGTCTATAGAATTGATGTGACCAACAAGCGCTCCATTGCATCCGACATCCTGAATTGTGTACTAATTGATCGAGAACAGAATGTTTGGCTTGGTACCTATGATCAAGGATTCGACCAATTGAAGAAACAGTCCCTTACGTTTTATAATCACTATTTGCCAGGTGACGTTCCGGTTGGGCATCCAAAATATCTCTCCACAAGATATGGTTCCTACATTCTTAGCGAATCAAAAGCAAATGGAATTTGGATGGCAGAATACACTGATGATCCATCGAACCTACAATTCGTAAAGACAAGCCCCGACTTAAAAGATATACACACCAACTCGTCTCTTATGGGACGTGACGCCTGGTGGATTGGAACATTTGGGAAGGGGCTAATTAGGATCGGAATAGATTATAGCAACAGAAGTCCAATTCATGGAATAGAGTTTATTCAACGCAATTCAACATCATTCGAATCAATTGGAAGTAATTCAGTAGGAATTTGGGCTGAGGACAAATTTGGAAATTTGTGGATTTCAGCACCTCAAAACTCCCTACAAATGGTTAACAGGGCAATTCCATATGGGCAAAGTGGCTCTGTGACTACCTTCATGCACAATCCGAGTGTTACAAACTCTATTAGCAGTGGTAATATTTGGGGTGTACTGCCTGAAGATGATGGATCCGTTTGGGTGTTGACTGACTTCAATCTTGATTTATACAAGAATGGGAACTTTCGTAATATTTATACCAGGCAGACTGGTACTTCATATAACTTCACTCTGGCCAAGTCTAAAAGTGGGACTTTAGCAATAGGAGGTACTGATGGGTTGTCCATAATAAGATACTTGGATGATGGAAAGAATGAAATTGAAAAGCCTACTGGACTAAAGGGACGGGTAATATATTCACTAGAAGAAGATCAACTTGGGAGGTGGTGGTGCTATGGTGAGAACGGTCTGTTTTGTTATGACCCAAGGGATCAATCGGTTATACAATTTACTGAAGAGGATGGACTGGCCAGTAACGAGGGCACGGCTAACTCATCGCTGCAAACGCCCGGTGGTCTAATGATTTTCGGAAATTCAGCCTACACTGCATTCGATCCGCTGTCATTCCAGCCCAGTACCAGGAAATACAAACCTGTCATTACAAGATTGAAATTGAACAATCAGCTCACTAATTTATATACGAAATCTGAGGAAGAAAGTGATCCTTCGCTACTAAATGGTTCGAATTCAAGCATTGAGCTTAATTACACTCATCGTGTCGTGACTTTGGAATTTGCTGCGCTGCAGTATTCGGCCCCCGAAAAAAGTAAGTATCGGTATCAACTGGAGGGATTTGATCCTGATTGGGTTGAAGCCGGTTTCAAGGATCGGATGGCGACCTATACCAACCTGGAACCAGGACACTACACCTTTAAAGTAAAGGCCACCAATCAACATGGAAATTGGAGCGATCTCGAAACACGTTTGATTATTGTTGTCCTACCGCCCCCCTGGCGCACGTGGTGGGCGTACACGGGTTACTTTTTATTGTTAGTGGGGTTGTTGGTATGGGCAAGGCGCAACATCGTGCAGCGGGAGAGGTTGAAGGCCAACCTGGCGCTGGAGAGAGTTGAAAGGGAGAAAGAACACTTCGAATTGGAGAAAGCCAAAGAAGTAGACCGGGTGAAGACCTCTTTCTTTACGAACGTAAGCCACGAGTTCAGGACACCGTTAACACTTATCAAAGGCCCTGTTGCGGACATGTTGCAGGAATATGCCAAGCATCCCAAAACCATGGAACGGCTACAGCTCATTCAACGAAACTCCGACCTGCTGCTCAAGCTGATCAACCAGCTATTGGATTTGGCAAAGTTGGAGTCGGGCAGCCTTAAAGTTGAAAAAACGGAGGGAGGATTGTATTCATTTGTCCGTGCGGTGGCAAGTTCATTTGAGTCGTTGGCACGGCAAAAAGGGATAGTCCTGACGGTGGAAGTTCCCATGGAGGACCGACAGGCATGGTTCGATAAAGACAAGCTGGAGACGATACTGGTCAACCTGGTCAACAACGCCATCAAGTTCACGCCCTCTGGGGGAACAGTTGCGGTAAGTTCTGCCTTGAGCCTTGATGCCAATATTTTGTGTCTAACGGTAAAAGACACGGGCATAGGCATTCCGGAGGGCCAGCAGGCAAAGATCTTCGAGCGCTTCCACCAGGTAAGCGAAGCCCACAAAGAGGTGGGCACAGGGATAGGATTGGCGTTGGTGAAGGAACTGGTGTCGTTGATGGGCGGAACGATCAAGGTGTCAAGTGAAGTGGGCAAAGGGAGTGAATTTATTGTAGGGATTCCCCTTGATCTAGTTGTCAGTTACCAGCCTGTCCACCGAAGCTTTAGCGCAGGTGGGCCGCTAGTTGCCAGTAACTTGGATGAACCCCTTGAAACATCCCGACCGGCAACCATTGACAACGGTGAACCCGCCAAGCCACACATATTGGTTGTAGAGGATAACACTGACCTGAGACACTTTATTATGGACTCGTTGGGCGGGGAATTTGTTTTCCTGGAGGCAGGGGATGGAAAGGAAGGGCTCGAAAAGGCGACTGCCGAAATCCCGGACATGATCATCAGCGATGTGATGATGCCGGAGATGGACGGGATCACGATGGCAGAAAGGATAAAGGCCGATTTTCGGACCTGCCATGTGCCTCTGATCCTGCTCACGGCCAAATCAACGGAAGGCAGCAAGTTGGAAGGGCTGAAGCGTGGCGCAGATGACTACCTGACAAAGCCCTTTAATAAGCAAGAGTTGTTGCTGAAGGTGCGAAATGGGGTAAAGCGCCAACAAAAGCTCAGGGAAAAGCTGCGGGCAGAGCTGATGAGCGACACACCAAAAGTCGAGGTCATCTCTGAAGACGAGCGGTTTATGGTGAAGGTGAAGGAAACGATCCTGAATCACATTGGAGATGAACAGTTGAGTGTGGAATCGTTGGCGGAAGAGATTGGGTTTAGCCGGGTACACCTGTACCGGAAAGTGAACGGGCTGATTGGCATGAGCGTGAACGAGCTGATCCGGAAGTTGAGGCTTCAACGGGCGGCACAGTTGCTTCAACAAGAATGGGGATCAGTGAGCCAGGTGGCATATGAAGTAGGGTTCTCGAACCTGAGTTATTTTAGTAAGGTTTTTAAAGAGGAGTTTGGGGTGTTGCCTTCCGAGTATGGGGCCAACGGGTAGGCGTGCATAAGCATACCGGCTTATTTGGGACTTGAAAAGCATTCGTAATGGAATCTTTCAACTGCAGAAAGGTAGGCGAGGTGAGCCTGAAAAATAAATCCCGGCCAGAAACCGTGTACGAGGCCCTGGACTAGCGGTCACCAGTTGATTTCGCATTCCTTAATACCGGTATGCCGCATTCCGCAAAGCTTTTACCGTTGTCAGTTTCCGGGGTGGGTTAAGGTAGCTGCCCAAAAAATCGTACACCTTCAGCCTTATCCTTTGCGCTTCTTTGGTGTCAATGCGGTTAAAGGTGTGGCCCCCGGGCACGTTGTCAAATATTTCGTACTCAAATTTTTTCCCTTCCGCCTTCAGTGCCTGAATGAGGTGCTCCACTTCCAGCACATTCACATCCTCATCATTGGTGTTGGTATGTACCAGCAATGGGGTTTTTAGTTTGTGGGCCTGCCAGGCTGGCGACCGCTTTCTGTATTCTTCCACGTCTTCGTCCGCGGTTTTTCCTATATGGTAGCTGGCGGAATATAAATCCCGATAGCTGTCGGACTTGTATCCCATTCTGGCCACCAGGTCGCTTACGGGCACCCCGGCATAGGCTACCTGGTACCCTTCCGGGTGGTCGAATATGTTCATTAGCGTGATCAGCCCGCCATGGCTCCAGCCTAAAATCCCTACTTTTTTACCGTCAACGATGTCGTAGTTTTCGACAGTGTAATTACGTGCGGCAAAAACATCTTCCACTTCCAGGCCTCCGTAGTCAATAGCTTTATAAAACCCGCTACCATATCCTGTACTGCCACGGTACTCCGGTGCCACCACAATGTATTGCTGCGCCATCAGTTCCCTGATGATGTGGGTATAAAAGGTATTGAAATCGCTATGCACCCCTCCGTGTGGGAAGAGGAGCAAGGGATATTTTTTGTTGGGGTCAATATCGCGGGGGATGAACACATAAGTGGAGAAGGTGAGGGGGTTGCCGTAGCCCTGGCGCGTTTTGTTTTTCTCCACGCGGTCCGGCTTGGGAGGGCCGGTGATCACTACTTTATCAATAAAAGCAACATCGCCTACTTTGTCGTACCACAGGATGTCGTCCAGTTTCTTTTCTATGCCATCAAAAGTATGCCTTAGGTTGGATATCTGGTTATTGAGGTCCTTAAGGCTGGTGGCGTCTTCGTCCTGGGCAAGTGCCAGTTGGAAGATAAAGACGGGGAGGAAGAGTAGGGCTTTTTTCATGGGAAGTATAGATTAGGGTTTCAATCTTGCACAATCTATACCGATTTCCAGAAATATTCAATTAGAGGCGGATGATGTATATCAATGGTTCACCGCCCAGGCCAGGGGAGTGCCGTCCGGTTTAAAAGCAAGTCTTAAAAGGACCACAAGGTACCCCTGGTTTTTGGCACCGGGGCACCTTATGGTGGGAACGGTTTAATAATAGGTAAGCCTTCTCACTTTGGCAATGTGCTTGGCCAGCCGGATCACCTGCCGCGTGTAGCCATACTCATTGTCGTACCAAACGTACAGCACCACGTTCTTTTTGTCTGGGTGGATGATGGTGGCAGGGCTATCAAATACGGAGCAGCAGGGGTTCCCGATGATATCGTTGGACACCAACTCTTCATTTATGGAATAATAAATCTGGCTGACGAGACCCCCGTTGAGGGCGGCATCTTTCAATAGGCCGTTGACTTCCTCGCGGGTGGTTTCCCTGTCCACCGTTAGATTCATGATGGCGAGGGACCCATTGGGGGTAGGCACCCGCACGGCATTGGCCGTCAGCTTGTCCTTTAGGCCGGGGATCACTTTTGTTACCGCTTTGCCCGCCCCAGTTTCGGTAATGACCATATTGATGGCCGCTGAACGGCCCCTTCTGTGGTGCTTGTGCATGTTGTCCAGCAGGTTCTGGTCGTTGGTATAGGCATGCACGGTTTCTATATGCCCTTTGGCGATGCCCAGCTTGTCGTTTATAACCTTGAGCACCGGCACGATGGCATTGGTGGTGCAAGAGGCCGCGGAGTAAAGGTCTTCTTTGTCCAGGTCGATATCGGAGTGGTTGACGCCATAAACGATATTTGAAAAGTCCTTGCCGGGAGCGGTGAGCAGCGCCTTGCTTACCCCCTTGGCTTTCACGTGTTTTCCAAAGGTTTCCCTGTCGCGGAAAGCCCCGGTATTGTCGATGAGCAAAGCATTGGTGATGCCGTAGGCCTCATAGTCGATTTTCTCAGGGCTGTCGGATTCGATCATGTGCACGATCTGCCCGTTGATGTGCAGCGCCTTGTTTTCAAGGTCTTCCACAATTACGCCTTTGAAAGGCCCATGCACGGAGTCCGTTCTCAACAAGGCCGCCCTTTTGACAATGTTGGCGTCCGAATTTCCGCGCGAAACGATGGCCCGCAACCGCAATTGCTGTCCCTTCCCCGCATTTTCCACCAACTCGCGTGCGGCAAGGCGGCCAATGCGGCCAAACCCAAACAATATCACATCCCGTGGCACCAGGGGCTTGTCGTGGCCATTTTCAAACCTCTTGAGTTTTTTGTTGATAAAGTCGGATTTGCTTTCAAAGTTTTCTTTCTCTTCCTGCCACTCATAGGCCAGCCTCCCAATATCTATCCTTGAGGGGCTATAGTTGCCTTCCACGATAAGCTTGGCCAATTCGGCCGAATCAAAAATATTAATGGGCTTGTTGACCACGTCTTTGGCATATTTATGCAGGCTTAAAATCCCGGACACGTTTTGGTCGATGAGCCTGTTTTTAAACAGCATCAACTCTATGCTCCTGTTGTAGAAAAGCGCCCCAATAGACCCGATCAGGCCAATGGCGGCCATCTCTTTGTTGGTCCAGTCGTTGAGTTCTTCTTCGTATTTTGTGGTCGTTCCGTTGTCTGCTACCTGGGTTTTCATTGCATTTGGCATTAAAATTACAATTGCGCAAATATCGCAAATTTTTGCCATGTTTTGCCCATGATATTGCTCAGTTGGCGGGGTGATTTTGCGCACAGGTGCCAAAAGGTTTTTGGGGACCATGACATGTCCGACAATTGGTATACGGCACAAGGGGCGATGGTAACCCCTCTGGCAATGGGCATGGCACGCCACTACCGGTCCCGCCCGCGCTGCCCGCCCAGCCTGATGGCCCCGGCATAAAACACCTGGGCGGCCACTGCCATCAGCACATGGCTCAGGTCAATATGGTTGAACCAGATGTGGGGGGAGGCTTCGTTCATGAAGACCAGGGCGGCAATACTGGCGATGCCCACCCCTGCCACAATGCAAAGGCTTCCCCTGTCGCGTGTTTTGAGGTACACAAAGCCGTGAAAGGACAGCACCACCGCCAACAGGCCATAGCCGGAATGGAATTCCACCCACTGGAAGTCAAGGGTGTAAATGGTAATGGCCATGACGGTGGCCAATTCCAGGATGTTGAGCAGCAGGAAGGATTTGCCAATGCGTGGGTCAACCAGCGGCCTTGCATGCTCAATGGAAGACCGCTCGATAAGGGCTATCGAAAACATGCTCAGTATCCACCCGGGAAGCTTCCAGGCAAACGAAAAGGCGTATAAAAACCCATGACCGATTATGCCGCCAAAAAAAGTGGCCAATCCCATCAATAAAAAATACAACCGAAAGTAAAGTTGGGTTTTGCCACCTGGTTTTCTTTTTTTCAGCTTGTGGAAAGCGGTAAGGCATACGGCAGCGACAATCAAATCGGTGAGCATGTTCACCGGTTCGTCCACCCTTAGCCCGAATAGTGAAATGGAAGGTTGCGGCACTCGTGAAAAGTTACTTCTTCTTTCAAAAGTAACGATTATAACAACACCTGGTTTTTAGGTGGGTGGCGGGATCAACCTAGTTTGAACACAATGGGTATCACGATTTTTGTTTTCACGGCATTGCCCCGT includes the following:
- a CDS encoding response regulator, whose protein sequence is DNLWFVTESGLNYYNTKTKVNSVVTEPFGWSNTSMLDRSGNLWMFGWELGIKKFVKNELRFRATSIPSSDLHGVGSILERKGKEYSIIAGGNQGFNSNLFISNINDMDIALRPLNIPLQNGLGSNFTRASAGRKHVWLGSWAGGAYGFRLKDNSDISWTTDIITYTHDEGNPYTIIENGSPVVVEDSLGKVLWIGGYTGLNKVYLDAAYGTEGSVEHFKHNPNDSNSISKGTVRKIVVGNGGGIWIATESGLDYLEGQKVTHVISGEAIADLFKPNNREIFVGGSSLYKVNTSDFNVTAIGAFETGMMVVDKLGNFWIGNNRGLSRYDTISKGLINFYAELGDISGMVISKRGIIQVTNNDNLLITIDPLSFSPSPFQVFPMLTNLWVNNLNPAIRGGDDISSDEFSISTSIVKLEVLKLDYHHNNFSVEFSAMEMTAPENNRYRHKLDGFDPDWIETDSKNRTATYTNLPAGTYTFRVKASNHHGVWSDNERTMQVIILPPPWRTWWAYTGYGLLVTGLLVWARRNIVQRERLKSNLALAKVEQEREHFELEKAKEVDRVKTSFFTNISHEFRTPLTLIKGPVADMLDEYGNDGKTNERLKLIQRNSDLLLRLINQLLDLAKLESGTLKVEKSEGEVYSFVRAIASSFESLARQKGIVLTVEVPMEDRQAWFDKDKLETILVNLVNNAIKFTPSGGTVAVSSALSLDANILCLTVKDTGIGIPEGQQAKIFERFHQVSEAHKEVGTGIGLALVKELVSLMGGTIKVSSEVGKGSEFIVGIPLDLVVSYQPVHRSFSAGGPLVASNLDEPLETSRPATIDNGEPAKPHILVVEDNTDLRHFIMDSLGGEFVFLEAGDGKEGLEKATAEIPDMIISDVMMPEMDGITMAERIKADFRTCHVPLILLTAKSTEGSKLEGLKRGADDYLTKPFNKQELLLKVRNGVKRQQKLREKLRAELMSDTPKVEVISEDERFMVKVKETILNHIGDEQLSVESLAEEIGFSRVHLYRKVNGLIGMSVNELIRKLRLQRAAQLLQQEWGSVSQVAYEVGFSNLSYFSKVFKEEFGMLPSEYGGIARTD
- a CDS encoding response regulator — its product is MTLEFAALQYSAPEKSKYRYQLEGFDPDWVEAGFKDRMATYTNLEPGHYTFKVKATNQHGNWSDLETRLIIVVLPPPWRTWWAYTGYFLLLVGLLVWARRNIVQRERLKANLALERVEREKEHFELEKAKEVDRVKTSFFTNVSHEFRTPLTLIKGPVADMLQEYAKHPKTMERLQLIQRNSDLLLKLINQLLDLAKLESGSLKVEKTEGGLYSFVRAVASSFESLARQKGIVLTVEVPMEDRQAWFDKDKLETILVNLVNNAIKFTPSGGTVAVSSALSLDANILCLTVKDTGIGIPEGQQAKIFERFHQVSEAHKEVGTGIGLALVKELVSLMGGTIKVSSEVGKGSEFIVGIPLDLVVSYQPVHRSFSAGGPLVASNLDEPLETSRPATIDNGEPAKPHILVVEDNTDLRHFIMDSLGGEFVFLEAGDGKEGLEKATAEIPDMIISDVMMPEMDGITMAERIKADFRTCHVPLILLTAKSTEGSKLEGLKRGADDYLTKPFNKQELLLKVRNGVKRQQKLREKLRAELMSDTPKVEVISEDERFMVKVKETILNHIGDEQLSVESLAEEIGFSRVHLYRKVNGLIGMSVNELIRKLRLQRAAQLLQQEWGSVSQVAYEVGFSNLSYFSKVFKEEFGVLPSEYGANG
- a CDS encoding S9 family peptidase; amino-acid sequence: MKKALLFLPVFIFQLALAQDEDATSLKDLNNQISNLRHTFDGIEKKLDDILWYDKVGDVAFIDKVVITGPPKPDRVEKNKTRQGYGNPLTFSTYVFIPRDIDPNKKYPLLLFPHGGVHSDFNTFYTHIIRELMAQQYIVVAPEYRGSTGYGSGFYKAIDYGGLEVEDVFAARNYTVENYDIVDGKKVGILGWSHGGLITLMNIFDHPEGYQVAYAGVPVSDLVARMGYKSDSYRDLYSASYHIGKTADEDVEEYRKRSPAWQAHKLKTPLLVHTNTNDEDVNVLEVEHLIQALKAEGKKFEYEIFDNVPGGHTFNRIDTKEAQRIRLKVYDFLGSYLNPPRKLTTVKALRNAAYRY
- a CDS encoding glyceraldehyde-3-phosphate dehydrogenase, with the protein product MKTQVADNGTTTKYEEELNDWTNKEMAAIGLIGSIGALFYNRSIELMLFKNRLIDQNVSGILSLHKYAKDVVNKPINIFDSAELAKLIVEGNYSPSRIDIGRLAYEWQEEKENFESKSDFINKKLKRFENGHDKPLVPRDVILFGFGRIGRLAARELVENAGKGQQLRLRAIVSRGNSDANIVKRAALLRTDSVHGPFKGVIVEDLENKALHINGQIVHMIESDSPEKIDYEAYGITNALLIDNTGAFRDRETFGKHVKAKGVSKALLTAPGKDFSNIVYGVNHSDIDLDKEDLYSAASCTTNAIVPVLKVINDKLGIAKGHIETVHAYTNDQNLLDNMHKHHRRGRSAAINMVITETGAGKAVTKVIPGLKDKLTANAVRVPTPNGSLAIMNLTVDRETTREEVNGLLKDAALNGGLVSQIYYSINEELVSNDIIGNPCCSVFDSPATIIHPDKKNVVLYVWYDNEYGYTRQVIRLAKHIAKVRRLTYY